The DNA region TTCAGGTTCTCGAAGGTCTTTGTCTGCTGATCGCTGACGCGCACGCTGTCGCCGGTATCGATCTGCGTCACGAAGCGGAAATTTGTAGTGAAGCCCTGGCAATAGCTGCCGTCGAATTCATAGACCATGCGGCCGTACATGGAGGCGATGCCGGAGCGGTCCGACGCGTCCTTCAATTCCAGATCGTAGACCGCGCGATGGGCGACGAGGCCGGTCGCGATCGCAGCACTTGCCGCAGGCGCAGCCGCCCATGCATGGGCGGAAAGGCCGGCGAGAAGCAGAGCGGCTAGACTCGATCGGAACATTCATTCACTCCTGTTGGACTCGGCCGCGATGTTATAAGAAAGCTTTCGGCCAAATCGAGGCTCGAAGCTGTCATATTAAAGATTCTAGTCTTGATGCATAATTTTTGAAACATTGACAACAAAAGCGGAGACGAAAATGTCCAATGAAATTGCTGCGCGCCTGAGCGAGATGGGGATAACCCTGCCTGAAGCTGCGGCACCTGCCGCAAACTACGTTCCGTATGTGATCAGCGGCAATCTTCTCTACATCTCCGGACAGCTGCCGCTCGAAGGGGGCAAGGTCGCGGTATCCGGCCATCTCGGCAAAACGGTCGACGTTGCGAGCGGCCAGCGTGGGGCCGAGCTCTGCGCCATCAACATCCTCGCCCAGGCCAAAGCTGCGCTCGGCGGCGACCTCGGCCGCATCCGGCGCGTCATCAAGCTGAACGGATTCGTCGCCTCGGCGCCCGACTTCATCGAGCAGCATCTCGTCATCAACGGCGCCTCGAACCTGATTGCCGGTGTGCTCGGCGAGGCCGGCAAACATGCGCGCGCCGCCGTCGGCATGGCCGCTCTGCCGCTCAACGCCGCCGTCGAGATCGACGCTATCATGGAAATCGCAGAATGACCAATGCGGACTGGATCAAGGACGTGCCGGTCGCCCATCGCGGCTATCATGACCTGAATAAGCTTGTCTGGGAAAATACGCTTTCGGCCTTCTCGCGCGCGGTCGAAGCCGGCTTTGCGATCGAATGCGACCTGCATTACGCCTCCGACGGCGTACCGATCATCTTTCATGACGAGGATCTTCAGCGTCTGTGCAATCTGAACGGCGACGTCCGCGAGCGCACCTCCAGGGAACTCGGGCTGATCGCCGTCGGCGGCACGGGCGACAAGGTGCCGACGCTCCGCCAGCTCCTAGACCTCGTCAAGGGCAAGGTGCCGCTGGTGCTGGAGCTGAAGGGCCGTGAGGCCGACGACGAGGGTTTTGCCGAATCCGTGCTCGAAGTACTCGAAGGCTATGAAGGCAAGGTGGCGCTGATGAGCTTCGACCATTGGCTGCTGCGCGATCTGAAGGCGCTTGATGCACCCTACCCGCTCGGATTGACGGCCGACGGCAATACGCCGGAGCAGTTCAGAACACATGCGCAGGCGATGGAGATCGGTTTGGATTTCATCTCCTATTATTATGGCGATCTGCCGAATGCCTTCATCACAGGCGAACGCGAAAAGGGCTTGCCTGTAATCACCTGGACGGTGCGTGACGAAGAGGCATGCCGGCGTACATTTCAAAACGCCGACCAGATGACCTTCGAAGGCTTCGATCCGCGCGAGGCCGTTTGATGCTCGCTTTTTGGCCAAGATCATGCGCAGACTGAGGTAGAGCCGAACCGTCCCCTCCCCACAGGCTTCGCATTTGCCCCATGACCGATGAACTATCCATTCGCGTAGAACGCTCCTTCACCGCGATTTCCCCGGAGAGCTGGTCCAGGCTTTCCGGGGCGTCGAAGACTTGCAGCACGCTTGCCTACAATCCCTTCGTCTCGCACGCTTTTTTATCGTCGCTGGAGGAATCCGGCTCGGCCGCCGCCGAAACCGGCTGGCTCGGCCATCACCTGCTGCTCGAAACCGATCGCGGCGAGCTGATCGGCGCCCTGCCCGGCTATCTCAAAAGCCACAGCCAAGGGGAATATGTCTTCGACCATGGCTGGGCCGACGCCTTCGAGCGGGCCGGCGGGCGCTATTATCCCAAGCTGCAGTGCTCGATCCCGTTCACGCCGGCGACGGGGCCGCGTCTTCTCGTCGCCGAAGGGCTGCAGCGATTGCCGATCCAGAGCGCGATCGCCGAAAGCCTGAAAGAGGTCGTGCGCCGGCTCGGTGTTTCCTCGGCCCATATTACCTTCGTCCCTGATGAAGAGATCGGCGTCTTCGAGATGGATGGCTATCTGCACCGCACCGACCAGCAGTTCCATTTCATCAATGACGGCTACGCCAATCACGACGAGTTTCTCGAAACGCTCGCTTCGCGCAAACGCAAAGCATTGCGCAAGGAGCGCCGCGCCGCGCTCGAGAACGGGATCAGCGTCGATTGGCTGACCGGCCGCGATCTGACGGAGCGGATCTGGGACCAGTTCTTCAAATTCTACATGGATACCGGCGGCCGCAAATGGGGCCGGCCCTATCTCACCCGCAAATTCTACTCGCTGATCGGCGAGCGCATGGCCGACGATATCTTGCTCGTCATGGCCAAGCGCGACGGGCGCTATATTGCCGGCGCGATCAATTTCATCGGCGGCGATACGCTCTACGGCCGTCACTGGGGCTGCATTGAGGACCACCCCTTCCTGCATTTCGAGGTCTGCTATCACCAGGCGATCGACTTCGCCCTGGCGAAAGGGTTGAAACGGGTCGAGGCCGGGGCGCAGGGCGAACATAAGCTCGCCCGCGGCTACCTGCCGGTGACGACGCACTCCGCTCATTATGTCGCTCATGCCGGACTGCGCCGCGCGATCGGCGATTATCTCGCGCGCGAGCGTGCCGATGTCGAACATATGAGCGAGGTGCTGGCCGAACACAGCCCCTTCCGCAAGGGTGAGCGTCAGCAGGAGGATTGACGCCGCCCCGCCGAGCGCGCTACCCGATCAATGGAACGTGAGGAGATTTCGCGATGACCAGCGCTTATGACGACAACAATATCTTCGCCAAGATCTTGCGCGGCGAAATTCCCTCGCACCGAATCTACGAGGACCAGCATACGCTCGCCTTCATGGATGTGATGCCGCAGGCGCCGGGCCACGTGCTCGTCGTTCCGAAGGCGCCTTCGCGCAATATCCTCGATGCCGATCCCGCCACCCTCGTCCATGCCATTACCGTCGTTCAAAAGGTCGCCCAGGCGGTTCAGGAAGTTTTCGACGCCGATGGCGTGTTCATCGCCCAGTTCAACGAACCGGCGGCTGGACAAACGGTGTTCCATCTGCATTTCCACATCATCCCCCGCCATGAGGGCGTGGCGCTCAAGCCGCATTCCGGCAAGATGGAAGACGGCGCGGTACTCGCCGCCAATGCCGAAAAAATCCGGGCGGCCCTGGCGTAACGCGGATCTCTGCCAACGAGGGAAACAAAAAAGGCCGCGGGTGACGCGGCCTTTTCCAATTCGGTGACGAGCCCTCACTTCTTGCGCGGAACCTTGGGAACCGTGCTTCCCTTCTTCGGTGCGTCGCGGACTTCGGGCTCGGCCTGCGGGACCGTCTTGGCGCGGGTCTTGCGGGCCGTCTTCGTCTTCAGCTCGCCATCATCCTCGTCGTCAGCTTCGGGATGCACGACCTCGGCCTCGGGTTTCGGCTTGATCGGCGCCGTATCCGGAATGGCTTCCAGCAGAATGCCGGGCTTGCCATCTTCCTTCGGGCCGACGGTGACGTTGACGACGCCGCCCTTCTTCAGCTTGCCGAAGAGGATTTCGTTGGCGAGCGGCTTCTTGATCGTGTCCTGGATCACCCGGGCCAGCGGGCGGGCGCCCATCTTCTCGTCGTAACCCTTTTCTGCAAGCCAGGCGATCGCATCCTCATGCAGGTCGAAGGTGACGTTCCTTTCGGAAAGCTGGGCCTCCAGCTGCATGATGAACTTCTGAACGACCTTGTGAATGACAGCCGTCGGCAGCGCCGCGAAGGGAATGATCGCGTCGAGACGGTTGCGGAATTCCGGCGTGAAGAGACGGGTCAGCGCCTCCTCGTCCTCGCCAGTGCGCTTGGACGAACCGAAGCCGATCGCCGCCTTGGCCATTTCGGAGGCGCCCGCATTCGTCGTCATGATCAGGATGACGTTGCGGAAGTCGATCTTCTTGCCATTATGGTCGGTCAGCGTGCCATGGTCCATGACCTGCAGCAGGATGTTGTAGATATCCGGATGCGCCTTCTCGATTTCGTCGAGCAGGACCACGCAATGCGGATGCTGGTCGACGCCATCGGTCAAGAGGCCACCCTGGTCGAAGCCGACATAGCCGGGAGGTGCGCCGAGCAGACGCGAGACCGTGTGCCGCTCCATATATTCCGACATGTCGAAGCGCAGGAGCTCGACGCCGAGCGACGCTGCCAGCTGCTTTGCCACCTCGGTCTTGCCGACGCCGGTCGGACCGGAGAAGACATAGGCGCCAATCGGCTTGTTCGGCTCGCGAAGGCCGGCACGCGCCAGCTTGATCGAGGTCGAAAGAGCTTCGATCGCGATGTCCTGTCCGTAGACCACCGAACGCAGTTCCTGCTCGAGATTGGCAAGCACCGCCTCGTCGTCCTTGGAGACAGTCTTCGGCGGAATGCGCGCCATCGTGGCGACGGTCGCTTCGATCTCCTTCTCGGTGATCAGCTTGCGGCGCTTTGACGGCGGCAGCAGCATTTGGGCCGCACCCGTTTCGTCGATCACGTCGATCGCCTTATCGGGCAACTTGCGGTCGGAGATGTAGCGGGCCGACAGTTCGACGGCCGACTTGATGGCGTCGTTCGAATAACGCAGATGATGATACTCTTCGAAATAGGGCTTCAGGCCCTTCATGATCTCGATCGCGTCATCGATCGACGGTTCGCTGACGTCGATCTTCTGGAAACGACGGACCAGCGCCCGGTCCTTCTCGAAGAACTGGCGATATTCCTTGTAGGTGGTCGAACCGATGCAGCGGATGGCGCCGGATGACAGCGCGGGCTTCAGCAAGTTCGATGCATCCATCGCCCCGCCTGAGGTGGCGCCGGCGCCGATCACCGTATGGATTTCGTCGATGAAGAGGACGGCGCCCGGATATTCTTCCAGCTCCTTGACGACCTGCTTCAGACGTTCCTCGAAGTCGCCACGGTAGCGTGTGCCGGCAAGCAGCGTGCCCATATCGAGCGAGAAGATCGTCGCATCGGCGAGCGCCTCGGGAACCTTCCCTTCGACGATGCGCTTGGCAAGACCTTCGGCTATCGCCGTCTTGCCGACGCCGGGATCACCGACATAGAGCGGGTTGTTCTTCGAACGACGGCACAGGATCTGGATGGTGCGGTTGACCTCGGCATGACGGCCGATCAGCGGATCGATCTTGCCGCCCTTGGCCTTCTCGTTGAGATTGACGCAGTAGGCCTTGAGCGCATCCTGCTGCTTTTTGGGACCGCCCTCTTCCTCGCCGCCGCGCGCCGTCGGCTTGCTCTCGGCCTCCTCCTCGGCGCCGCGCGGAGTGCGGGTCTCCGACGCGCCTGGCCGCTTGCCGATGCCGTGGGAGATGTAGTTGACGGCATCGTAGCGGGTCATCTCCTGTTCCTGCAGGAAATAGGCGGCATGGCTTTCGCGCTCGGCGAAGATCGCAACGAGCACGTTGGCGCCGGTCACTTCCTCGCGACCGGACGATTGCACATGGATGACGGCCCGCTGGATGACACGTTGGAAGCCGGAGGTCGGCTTCGAATCCTCGTCGTAACCCGTGATCAGATTGGACAGTTCGTTATCGACATATTCGACGAGCGTCTTGCGCAGCGCGTCGAGATCGACATTGCACGCGCCCATGACCGCGGCCGCATCGGCATCATCGATCAGTGCGAGCAGCAGATGCTCGAGCGTCGCATATTCATGATGCCGCTCGTTGGCAAAGGTCAGTGCCTGATGGAGCGCCTTCTCTAAGCTAGGCGAAAATGTTGGCACGTTGAGATCCTCACTTCTTTTCCATGACGCATTGCAGCGGATGCTGGTGCTGCCGGGCGAAGTCCATCACCTGGCTGACCTTCGTTTCCGCCACCTCGTATGTGAATATTCCGCACTCGCCGACGCCGTGATTGTGGACATGGAGCATGATGCGGGTGGCACTTTCACGGTCCTTCTGAAAAAAACGCTCCAGAATATGAATGACGAATTCCATTGGCGTATAATCGTCATTCAAAAGCAGCACGCGATAGAGGTTGGGCTTCTTGGTCTTCGGCTTGGTGCGCGTGATGACCGAGGTTCCGCGATTTCCGTTATCCCCGTTCCTTTCGCTGTCGTTCTGCATCCGGATCGGCTTTGCGATCATTGTCATTCATTCCTCGATCAATCCGGCGGAGCATGGGAGGGCGCTTTTCCCGCCGAATATCTGAAACACTAACTTAGTTCATAATAGGCCGATTTTAAGCCCCCTGTCAGACACTGCAATCAAGAAATGCCGGCATGCACGGGAAAGACCAAAAAAGTCCCCGGCCTGTCGAATGTGAAGGTTGCAGCGAAAGAGGAAACAAAAAGACCGGCCACAAATGTGTAGCCGGTCCTCGATTTTCAATATGCAGCGCAGGTTGCGCCGTTAAGATCAGTTCACGCAGCGGCAGGCGCAGCCGGCTGCGCCGACTTGGTGGTCTTGACGACGGCAGCGGCAATCGGAGCCTCGTAGGGCTTGTAGGCCGACTTGGCGAGGTCGGCGTACATTTCGCCGAGCTTGGTCGTTTCGGAGACGAAGCTCTCATAGGCAGATTTGACATAGCTGGTCTGCAGCTCGAAGACGGCCTCGAAGCTCTTGGCGCCGGCGAGGGTTTCGAAGTGCGTCACCGCATCCTGAAAGGATTTCTTCGAATATTCAGCGGCTTCGGCAGCGATCGCCTGAAAGCCCTTGGCCGTGTCGGAATAAGTTCTCAGCGCCGTGTCGACGGCTTCCTTGCTCTTCCTGTTTGCATCGTCAAAGTTGAACATGAGCCATCCTCCGTTTGGGCTGTTAGTGCCGTCAGGGTAGCTGCAACGCACAAATAGTCAAGTAGTCTTGTGCGACGCAAAACATCTATAGGTTGCACTACGGAGACAAAACAAAGCAAGCGCGCCGGTGAACGTACGTCTTTAACGGTTTTTGCTAATATATAGCACAATGCTACAACCATGCGTTTTAAAGAAATTTTGATTCGACAGCAAAAAAACAAAAAAAATGACCGGGCGGATGGCGCCGCCCGGTCCACTTCAAGCTCTCACGCGCGATTAAAGATCGACGTCGAGGATCGCCATCGAAAAGTTGTAAGAGCGGTCGCCATCTTCGTCATCGACATAGACGACGCCCAGAAATTCTTCGCCCAGATAGACTTCCGCAGAATCATTCTTGCGCGGACGCGCCTTGACGACGATCTGCGGGTTGAGCGTACGTTTGAAGTAGGCGTCGAGCTTCTTGATTTCTTCTGGCTTCACTCTGTCATCTCCGTAAGCGGTCTTGCTTGGCCGCTTCTTGCACACGAAAAGCAGCGGTGTAAAGGCAAGGTTGCCACTTGGCGACGACTGTCCCCGCCCGGTGCCCGCCGACCTTCCCTCATCCCTTTATCTAGCGCTCAGATATCGGCGCCAATCACCTGATCCATATTGCGCGACGGCTCGGAACAACCGGCCTCGCCGACGACCTTGGCCGGAACGCCTGCGACCGTCTTCTTCGGCGGCACTGCTTTCAGCACCACGGAACCTGCGGCAACGCGCGAGCAGTAACCGATCTCGATATTGCCGAGGATCTTCGCGCCGGCGCCGATCATGACGCCGCTGCCGATCTTTGGGTGGCGATCGGCGCCCTCCTTGCCGGTGCCGCCGAGCGTCACACCATGCAGGATCGAAACATTGTCGCCGATGACGGCCGTCTCGCCGACGACGAGGCCGGTGGCGTGGTCAAGGAAGATGCCTTTGCCGATACGCGCGGCCGGATTGATGTCGGTCTGGAAGACGCTGGAGGAACGGCTCTGCAGATAGAGCGCAAAATCACGCCGACCGCGGTTCAGCAGCCAGTGGGCCAGACGATGGGTCTGCAGCGCATGGAAACCTTTGAAATAAAGCACCGCCTCCATGAAGCGCAGGCAGGCGGGATCGCGGTCGTAGATGGCCTGGATGTCGACGCGAAGAATGGAGCTCCACTCCGGCCAGTCGAGCAGCATTTCCTCGAAGGTCTGACGCAGCAGGTTCGCCTGCATATCTGGATGGTCGAGACGTTCGCAGATGCGGTGGATGACGCATTCCTCAAGCGAATGGTAATTGATGACCGTCGAGTAGAGAAAGGCGGCAAGAACCGGGTCTTTTTCGGCCGCGATCCGAGCTTCCTCGCGCAGGCTGTCCCAGATGGGATCCATCACCTTCAGCGGATGGCCTGTCTCAAAAGCACGAATATCTGTCTTGGCGACCATCGCCGCTCTCCTCGTTGCCAGCCGGAATGCCGTTTTCGGAATGCCCATATATAGTGGAAAACGCCCATAACATAAATGGGTGCCGTCACCATGGTTTTTTAGCATGGTTTTTCGGCATCACGATGATGTCACCCCTCAGCGACCCTTGCGTAGAAGGCCAGCACCGCCTGCTTGAAAACCTTGTCGCCGACGGCGAGCATGTGATCGCGGCCGGGAATATCGAGCGCCTCGGCCTGGGGCATCAGGGCAGCCAACTCCTGTGGAGAGCCGGCAATATCGTCCTTGGTGCCGACACCGATCAGGGTTGGCATGTCGAGCTTGCCCATATCGGAGCGAGCGACAAGGTCGCGCGAGCCGCGTATGCAGGCGGCGAGCGCAGTACGGTCGCTCTTCGTCTGCTCGGCGAAAGCGCGGAACATGCGGCCGCGGTCATGCGTCACGACCTCCAGCGACGGAGCCAGCAACGCATCGGCGATCGGGTCCCAGTCGCCGACCCCATCGGTCATGCCGATGCCGAGACCGCCGAGCACCAGCGAGCGGATGCGATGGGGATTGGCGAGTGCCGCAAAGACGGAGATGCGCGCGCCCATCGAATAGCCCATGAGATTGGCCTCGGGAATACCGAGATGGTCAAGCAAGGCGATCGCATCGCCGGCCATGACCCAGGGGCGATAGGCTTCGGCGTCGTGCGGCTTGTCGCTTGCGCCATGGCCGCGATTGTCGATGGCGACGACCCGGTAGCCGGCATCGCCCAACGTCTTCAGCCAGCCCGGATGCACCCAGTTGACGTTGGCCGTCGAGGCAAAGCCATGGATCAGCAAGACAGGCGAGCCGGAAGGATCGCCCTCGTCGAAAAAAGCGATGTTCAATCCGTCATGGGTGAAGCTTGAAAATGCAGGTATATTCAGGTTCATCGGGCCTTCCTTCTGGCGCGACCATAGTCGAGCCGCCTCTCGGCGGGAAGCCAGAATGTGGGTAAAAACTGTGCCCGGCGCAGCGCTTTGGCTCTACACATTTGCGGCGAAGGCTTATAAGGTTCGCGCACTTTCAAAGCATTCGGAGAGCGACATGGCCGGCCACAACATTCCCCACTTCCAGAACGACGGCGGTCACCGCGTCATCGAAGTCGGCGTCAAGGAATTCATGTGCACCGGCGCTTCGGTTCCTTTCGACCACCCGCATATCTTCATCGACATGGGCGACGACAATGAAAAGGTCTGTTCCTATTGCTCGACGCTTTACCGTTATAATTCTTCTCTCAAACCGAGCCAGACCAATCCGGCCGGCTGCGTTTTCCACGTGAAGGCGGCGTAACCGTCCAGAATTCGGATCGGACTGATAATGCCGGTCGAACATGCCGCCATCATCGGCGCCGGCATTGCCGGGCTGACCGCTGCGCTTGCGCTTTCGCGGCGGGGCATCAGCTCGGAGATTTTCGAGCAGGCGGATGAGCTTGTCGAAGTCGGCGCCGGCTTGCAGGTTTCGCCGAACGCCTCCCGCATCCTGGCAGAACTCGGTGTCCTCGAGGGACTTTCAAAAGTCTGGCTCGAACCGGAGACGATCCGGCTGATGTCAGGCGCTTCGCTGCGCCAACTTGCGGCTGTACCGGCCGGCAAATTCGCGCGGCAGCGCTGGGGGGCACCCTATGGCGTGCTGCACCGCGCCACATTGCAGAATGCGCTCCTCACCGCGGTCGAGGCCGATCCGCTCTGCCGGCTTCATCTTGGTGTGCGAATGGATTCGAATTCGCCGCCCGTCGAGCGGGCCGCCGATGTCGTCATCGGCGCGGACGGCGTCTGGTCGAAGCTCCGGCAATCCGTACCCGGCAGCCCCTTGCCGCGTTTTTCCGGCAACATCGCCTACCGCTTCACTCTTGCCGAAGGCGAGGCGCCGGGCTTTCTCGACCGGACAAGCGTTTCGGCTTTCCTTGGCGGATCGGCGCATCTCGTCTGCTATCCGCTGAAGGAGACGGGCAGCATCAACATGGTGGCGATCACCGCGGGCAATACCGCGCCGCAGGCCTGGCGAAACGAGCCGACGGCAGAGCAGTGCGCGCGGCTCCGGGCGCAGCTTTCCGGCTGGAACACCGCGATCGTGTCGCTGCTCGATAAACAGCCGAAGCTGACGTTCTGGCCGCTCTTCGAAACCACATCGGGCGCGTGGCAGGACGGCCGAAGGACGGTTCTGATCGGCGACGCCGCGCATGCGATGATGCCCTTTGCCGCTCAGGGAGCGGCCATGGCGATCGAAGACGCCTACGAACTTGCCACTTTTCTTTCGAACCGCCCGGCGGCGGAGGCACTGGGCCTCTTTGAGAGGCATCGTATGCCGCGCATTGCAAAGCTTCGCCAGCGCGGCGCCTTCAACAAATTTGCCTATCATGCGAAGGGGCCGATCCGGATCGGCCGCGACCTGGTGCTCGGCCTGAAGTCGCCGCAAAGCCTGGCGGCCGGTCTCGACTGGATCTATGGCTACCGGGCTCATAGCACGCTGTCTGGCGCCGCAAGCGGCCGCAGCGCCTAAAGCGCGCGTCGCGATCTTTCAGATCCGCTCCTTGCGCTTTAGGTGTCTGTTTTACGCCGCAACGGCTCAGACGGCGCTTGCCGCCGCAAAAGCCCGTTCGATATCGGCCTTGAGGTCGGCCACGTCTTCAAGGCCGATCTGTAGCCGGATGACGGGCCCCTCCTTCGGGGCCTTCGCGATCTTGCGGTCGTTCAGATTGGCGTGCAGAGCGAGGCTTTCAAAGCCGCCCCAGGAATAGCCGAGACCGAAAATCCTCAGCGCGTCGAGGAAGGCATGGGCCTTCGCCTTGAATTTCTCGGGGCTCTCAGCGGCAAGCACGAAGGAAAAGATACCGCTGGCGCCCTTGAAATCGCGCTTCCAGATAGTGTGAGAGGGAAAGCTCGGCAGCGCCGGATGCAGCACCCGGGCGACATCCTCCCTGCCCTCCAGCCATTCGGCGATATCAAGGGCGCTTTCATAATGGCGCTCGAGGCGCAGGCCCATGCTGCGCAATCCGCGCAGGATCTGATAGGCATCGTCGGGCGCGCCGCAGATGCCGAGGGCGCCGTTCGTCTCCTTGAGCCGCTCCCAGTGCTTGCCATTGGCCGATACCGTTCCGAGCAGGATATCGGAATGGCCGGACGGATATTTCGTCGCCGCGTGGATGGAGATATCGACGCCGTGATCGAGCGGCCTGAAATAGAGCGGCGTTGCCCAGGTATTGTCCATCATGACGACGGCGCCGAGACGATGCGCGACGGCCGCGATTGCCGGGATATCCTGCATTTCGAAGGTATTGGAGCCGGGAGCCTCGGTATGGACGATCCTGGTGTTCGGCCGGAACAGCGCCTCGATGCCGGCGCCGATCGCGGGATCATAATATTCCACCTCGACGCCGAGCCGCTTCAACATCGTATCGCAGAAATGGCGGGTCGGGCCATAAACCGAATCGACGACCAGCGCGTGATCGCCGGCGGCGCTGAACCCGAGGAACGGAATGGTGACCGCTGCCAGCCCCGAGGGAACGAGGATCGTGCCGGCCGAACCTTCGAGCGCGTCGATCGCTTCGCAGAGCGCGTCCGTCGTCGGCGTACCGCGCGTTCCATAGGTATATTTCTGCGAGCGCGTGTCCATCGTCGCCGCATTCGGAAACAGGACCGTCGAGGCATGCACGACCGGCGGATTGACGAAGCCGTGATAGTCGAAGGGGTCGTTGCCGATATGGGTCAGGCGGGTATTGATGCCGGCGGTCTGCAGCAAGCTGTCTTTGTCTTTCATGTCGGAAAAAGCCTTTGGCGGGGGCGCAAAATCAGACTTTTGGACCCCTCGACCGGCCTGGTCAACCCCTCGAAGAGGGGGACAGCAGTCGCTGGGTTTTTCTAAATTCGCGTTATTTTTCCGCAATAGGGCGCTCATTTCCTAGCCAACCGCCTTCGAATGTGGCGCAATCCGGCAAAATGCTGAATTTTGCCGCAATTATTGATCGCGACACTTGACCATGGTGACATTTGCGACTGTGATAGGGTACTCGCGCCGGGAGGGTGTCGAGACGATGGGGGTGGCAGAGTTTTCCGCCGGAACGCCCCACAAGAAAATATAATACAACGGAAAAGGTTGGGAAAAAAATGAAGAACAAGCTTCTGTCCGCCGCGATCGGCGCAGCAGTTTTCGCTCTTGGCGCCTCGGCTGCTTCGGCCACGACTCTCGGTGATGTAAAGGCAAAGGGTTTCATTCAGTGCGGCGTCAACACCGGCCTCGCCGGCTTCGCCGCGCCTGACGCTTCCGGCAACTGGGCGGGCTTCGACGTCGACTTCTGCAAGGCTGTCGCTTCGGCCGTGTTCGGCGACCCTACCAAGGTGAAGTTCACCCCGCTCAGCGCCGCCAATCGCTTCCCTGCCCTACAGTCGGGCGAAATCGACGTGCTCGCCCGCAATACGACCTGGTCGATCAACCGCGATACGGCACTCGGCCTGAACTTCCGTTTCGTCAACTATTATGACGGCCAGGGCTTCATGGTCCGCAAGAGCCTCAACGTGAAGTCGGCATTGGAACTCTCCGGCGCATCCGTGTGCGTCCAGTCGGGCACGACCACCGAGCTCAACCTCGCCGACTATTTCAAGGCGAACAACCTTCAGTACAATCCGGTCGTCTTCGAAAAGCTGGACGAGGTCAACGCCGCCTATGATGCCGGCCGTTGCGACGTCTACACCACCGACCAGTCCGGTCTCTATTCGCTGCGCCTGACGCTGAAGAATCCGGACGAACACGCGATCCTGCCGGAAATCATCTCCAAGGAACCGCTCGCCCCGGCCGTTCGTCAAGGT from Rhizobium sp. NLR16a includes:
- a CDS encoding zinc-finger domain-containing protein, with the translated sequence MAGHNIPHFQNDGGHRVIEVGVKEFMCTGASVPFDHPHIFIDMGDDNEKVCSYCSTLYRYNSSLKPSQTNPAGCVFHVKAA
- a CDS encoding FAD-dependent monooxygenase is translated as MPVEHAAIIGAGIAGLTAALALSRRGISSEIFEQADELVEVGAGLQVSPNASRILAELGVLEGLSKVWLEPETIRLMSGASLRQLAAVPAGKFARQRWGAPYGVLHRATLQNALLTAVEADPLCRLHLGVRMDSNSPPVERAADVVIGADGVWSKLRQSVPGSPLPRFSGNIAYRFTLAEGEAPGFLDRTSVSAFLGGSAHLVCYPLKETGSINMVAITAGNTAPQAWRNEPTAEQCARLRAQLSGWNTAIVSLLDKQPKLTFWPLFETTSGAWQDGRRTVLIGDAAHAMMPFAAQGAAMAIEDAYELATFLSNRPAAEALGLFERHRMPRIAKLRQRGAFNKFAYHAKGPIRIGRDLVLGLKSPQSLAAGLDWIYGYRAHSTLSGAASGRSA
- a CDS encoding amino acid ABC transporter substrate-binding protein; protein product: MKNKLLSAAIGAAVFALGASAASATTLGDVKAKGFIQCGVNTGLAGFAAPDASGNWAGFDVDFCKAVASAVFGDPTKVKFTPLSAANRFPALQSGEIDVLARNTTWSINRDTALGLNFRFVNYYDGQGFMVRKSLNVKSALELSGASVCVQSGTTTELNLADYFKANNLQYNPVVFEKLDEVNAAYDAGRCDVYTTDQSGLYSLRLTLKNPDEHAILPEIISKEPLAPAVRQGDDQWFDIVSWVGYAMINAEEFGITQANVDDMKNSPNPDIKRFLGVEADTKIGTDLGLTNDWAYNIVKNVGNYGEVFERNIGQGSPLKIARGLNALWNKGGIQYAPPVR
- a CDS encoding cystathionine beta-lyase, producing the protein MKDKDSLLQTAGINTRLTHIGNDPFDYHGFVNPPVVHASTVLFPNAATMDTRSQKYTYGTRGTPTTDALCEAIDALEGSAGTILVPSGLAAVTIPFLGFSAAGDHALVVDSVYGPTRHFCDTMLKRLGVEVEYYDPAIGAGIEALFRPNTRIVHTEAPGSNTFEMQDIPAIAAVAHRLGAVVMMDNTWATPLYFRPLDHGVDISIHAATKYPSGHSDILLGTVSANGKHWERLKETNGALGICGAPDDAYQILRGLRSMGLRLERHYESALDIAEWLEGREDVARVLHPALPSFPSHTIWKRDFKGASGIFSFVLAAESPEKFKAKAHAFLDALRIFGLGYSWGGFESLALHANLNDRKIAKAPKEGPVIRLQIGLEDVADLKADIERAFAAASAV
- a CDS encoding alpha/beta hydrolase, with product MNLNIPAFSSFTHDGLNIAFFDEGDPSGSPVLLIHGFASTANVNWVHPGWLKTLGDAGYRVVAIDNRGHGASDKPHDAEAYRPWVMAGDAIALLDHLGIPEANLMGYSMGARISVFAALANPHRIRSLVLGGLGIGMTDGVGDWDPIADALLAPSLEVVTHDRGRMFRAFAEQTKSDRTALAACIRGSRDLVARSDMGKLDMPTLIGVGTKDDIAGSPQELAALMPQAEALDIPGRDHMLAVGDKVFKQAVLAFYARVAEG